The Solanum lycopersicum chromosome 9, SLM_r2.1 genome window below encodes:
- the LOC101251711 gene encoding bifunctional bis(5'-adenosyl)-triphosphatase/adenylylsulfatase FHIT: protein MLKHNATPLSNFLQFHFKANNHLFSLARISSSSSSHSQSKMETASYMFGPYKIHNKEVFYSTHFSYALVNLRPLLPGHVLVCPRREVKRFAELTTDETSDLWLTAQKVGKQLESYHKASSLTFAIQDGPQAGQTVPHVHIHIIPRKSGDFEKNDEIYDALDVKEKEMKQSLDLDKERKDRSIEEMAEEADEYRKLFH, encoded by the exons ATGTTGAAGCATAACGCGACTCCATTGTCAAATTTCCTTCAATTTCATTTTAAGGCGAATAATCATCTATTTTCCTTAGCGCGAATCTCCTCTTCAAGCAGCAGTCACTCCCAGTCTAAG ATGGAGACAGCTTCTTATATGTTTGGGCCATACAAGATTCACAATAAAGAAGTCTTTTATTCCACTCATTTCTCTTATGCCTTGGTCAACCTCCGCCCCCTTCTTCCTGGT CATGTGCTTGTCTGCCCAAGGCGTGAAGTAAAACGCTTTGCTGAGCTTACTACTGATGAGACTAGCGACTTGTGGCTTACAGCACAAAAAGTTGGCAAGCAACTTGAGTCATACCACAAGGCGTCTTCTCTTACATTTGCAATCCAA GATGGACCCCAGGCAGGACAGACAGTTCCGCATGTTCATATTCACATCATCCCACGGAAAAGTGGCGATTTTGAAAAGAATGATGAGATTTATGATGCT TTGGACGTGAAGGAGAAAGAGATGAAGCAGTCACTTGATTTGGACAAGGAAAGGAAAGACAGAAGCATTGAGGAGATGGCTGAAGAGGCAGATGAATATAGAAAACTTTTCCATTGA